One part of the Stigmatopora argus isolate UIUO_Sarg chromosome 8, RoL_Sarg_1.0, whole genome shotgun sequence genome encodes these proteins:
- the cfap144 gene encoding cilia- and flagella-associated protein 144 — protein sequence MATKAKDLVHQNAIQIEMIRKEQRQQRLHTEFSINPHRKLHILPDKPMCRKPQEVIPENSDFIEAFHKARQEPIKKYPTPLTESQEIGWVSTSLINTNRNDNRLNFFRHSTDITKHQESILRTSK from the exons ATGGCAACAAAAGCAAAAGATTTAGTCCATCAGAATGCAATTCAGATTGAGATGATCCGTAAAGAGCAAAGACAACAAAGACTTCACACGGAATTTAGCATCAATCCACATCGAAAGT TACATATTTTACCAGACAAACCCATGTGCAGAAAACCACAAGAAGTGATTCCTGAAAATT CTGATTTCATTGAAGCTTTCCACAAAGCTCGCCAGGAGCCAATTAAGAAATACCCAACAccattgactgaaagtcaggaGATTGGATGGGTGTCTACATCTCTG aTTAATACAAATCGCAATGACAatagattgaatttcttcaggCACAGCACGGATATTACCAAGCATCAAGAGTCGATACTACGCACTTCAAAATAA